In the genome of Flavivirga spongiicola, one region contains:
- a CDS encoding FecR family protein, giving the protein MESPGKTRSLSEKIAASLLMGEAPVDLEGLDGLTEEEKKRILFNITDRDKREERVGLINRLDKQKARNIILGRERQRYAKRKKAYLYGAMAASVALFLVMALLLDENGGPQKGTPAISANHIEAGTDRAILTLGDGSRVSLEKGRTYRSGNASSNGEEIEYRAGGRSTPPRETAYNTLSVPRGAEFQIRLSDGTRIWLNSETRLKYPVAFGEGETRQVELVHGEAYFDVSPSRLHGGAKFKVVHEFQDVEVLGTEFNIKAYKEEGNIYTTLVEGKVSVNQQDKKQLLAPNEQLNLNTQDKKMTMARVDTDKEVSWKEGVFSFRNKSLKDIMKTLSRWYDMEVVFENKVIENEMFMGSFNKGLSIEDVMTSIKNTNIINGYHIKEKTLTIK; this is encoded by the coding sequence ATGGAGAGCCCAGGTAAGACCAGATCACTTTCGGAGAAGATAGCCGCTTCGTTGCTAATGGGCGAGGCCCCCGTTGACCTGGAAGGACTCGACGGGCTTACCGAAGAGGAGAAAAAGCGCATACTCTTTAATATTACCGATAGGGACAAGAGGGAAGAACGCGTAGGACTTATAAACAGACTGGATAAGCAGAAAGCCCGAAATATTATCCTGGGCCGCGAAAGGCAAAGATATGCCAAACGGAAAAAGGCCTACCTGTACGGAGCGATGGCAGCATCCGTGGCCCTGTTTCTGGTCATGGCGCTCCTTTTGGACGAGAACGGCGGACCGCAGAAGGGTACGCCGGCCATTTCGGCCAACCATATAGAAGCGGGCACGGACAGGGCGATCCTGACCTTGGGCGACGGTTCCCGGGTGAGCCTGGAAAAAGGGCGGACCTACCGATCGGGCAATGCCTCGAGCAACGGCGAAGAGATAGAATACCGTGCAGGCGGAAGATCGACGCCGCCAAGAGAGACCGCCTACAATACGCTGAGCGTCCCCCGAGGGGCCGAATTCCAGATAAGGTTATCGGACGGCACCAGGATATGGCTGAACTCCGAGACCCGGCTGAAGTACCCCGTGGCGTTTGGCGAAGGAGAAACGAGGCAGGTAGAGCTTGTCCATGGCGAGGCCTATTTCGATGTGTCGCCAAGTAGATTGCACGGCGGCGCGAAGTTCAAGGTGGTCCATGAGTTCCAGGACGTCGAAGTCCTGGGGACCGAGTTCAATATCAAGGCCTATAAGGAGGAGGGAAACATCTATACCACCCTGGTGGAGGGCAAAGTATCCGTCAACCAGCAGGATAAAAAACAACTTCTTGCACCCAACGAACAATTAAACCTGAATACCCAAGATAAAAAAATGACCATGGCAAGAGTCGATACGGACAAAGAAGTCTCCTGGAAAGAAGGCGTGTTCAGCTTCCGGAACAAAAGCTTAAAGGATATCATGAAGACCCTTTCCCGTTGGTACGATATGGAAGTGGTATTCGAAAACAAGGTGATAGAAAACGAAATGTTCATGGGGTCGTTCAACAAGGGCCTATCGATAGAGGACGTTATGACATCAATTAAAAACACCAATATCATCAATGGCTACCACATAAAGGAAAAGACATTGACCATCAAGTAG
- a CDS encoding sigma-70 family RNA polymerase sigma factor, producing the protein MRKNKPPELALYEFDGIFERLYHPLCLYAHGYVRDLGLCEDIVQGVFLKVWEERSSFRGKEMTDGLFYTAVRNRSLDHLRSKRARDVRAYPLEDLEALQGESDFISETIMTNTSEIVERAIGSLPDKCAEVIRSGMGGLTNREIAGEMGISVHTVKEYKKIAYGKLRKILVHLKIK; encoded by the coding sequence ATGCGAAAAAACAAGCCCCCCGAGCTGGCGCTCTACGAATTTGACGGGATCTTCGAGCGCCTGTACCATCCGCTGTGCCTCTATGCCCATGGTTACGTCCGCGACCTGGGCCTTTGCGAGGACATCGTCCAGGGCGTCTTTCTGAAGGTATGGGAGGAGAGGTCCTCCTTCCGTGGCAAAGAGATGACGGACGGCCTGTTCTATACCGCTGTAAGGAACAGGTCCCTCGACCACCTGCGGAGCAAGCGTGCCAGGGACGTTAGGGCCTATCCGTTGGAGGACCTGGAGGCCCTGCAGGGGGAGAGCGACTTTATATCGGAAACGATCATGACCAACACATCGGAGATCGTGGAAAGAGCGATCGGGTCGCTGCCCGATAAGTGCGCGGAGGTCATAAGGTCTGGCATGGGAGGCCTCACGAACAGGGAAATAGCCGGGGAGATGGGCATATCCGTGCATACGGTCAAGGAATACAAGAAGATCGCCTATGGGAAGCTCCGGAAAATCTTAGTCCACTTAAAAATTAAATAA
- a CDS encoding response regulator transcription factor: MKAHTVVIVEDHVLLSQAIASLVNSFKDFNVLFTCKNGKELLTKLKTPNNIPDIILMDVNMPILNGIETTEIIKNEYPKINVIALSVEENDITIIKMLKAGAKGYLLKDVEKDVLELALIETIKHGYYHTKDVSNILINSLNDDDSSKIQIKDREMEFIIHTCSEMTYKEIAEKMFLSPKTIDGYRDNLFQKLHVKNRIGLVLYAIKNGIYKL, encoded by the coding sequence ATGAAAGCACATACAGTAGTGATTGTTGAAGATCATGTTTTATTATCTCAAGCCATAGCAAGTCTGGTAAATTCTTTTAAAGATTTCAATGTGCTTTTCACCTGTAAAAATGGTAAAGAGCTCCTTACAAAACTTAAAACACCAAACAACATTCCAGATATCATACTTATGGATGTTAATATGCCCATCTTAAATGGTATAGAGACCACAGAAATTATAAAAAATGAATATCCAAAAATTAATGTTATAGCCCTTTCTGTTGAAGAAAACGATATCACTATCATTAAAATGCTAAAAGCTGGTGCAAAAGGCTATTTATTAAAAGACGTTGAGAAAGATGTTTTAGAGTTAGCTTTAATAGAAACTATAAAACATGGTTATTATCATACCAAAGATGTTTCAAATATCTTAATCAACTCCTTAAATGATGATGATTCAAGTAAAATTCAAATAAAAGACAGAGAAATGGAGTTTATCATACACACCTGCTCTGAAATGACATACAAAGAAATAGCTGAAAAAATGTTTTTAAGTCCAAAAACAATAGATGGCTATAGAGATAATCTTTTTCAAAAATTGCATGTTAAAAATAGAATAGGGCTTGTATTGTATGCTATTAAAAATGGTATTTATAAATTGTAA
- a CDS encoding sensor histidine kinase: MDEKEIQSFLIISSVVLFILIITMISLFILFQKRKNALILKNKFAEKHFEQEISKAQIEIREETFRNISWELHDNIGQLLTLAKIQLQNDSPVNEVKGTLDKCIKELRDLSKLISPDALKNMSLEQAVADEINRFNRLNFIESQLIIKGQQTKIDSKIEIVFFRILQEFFSNTIKHAKATHLDILLDYQTDMLIITAEDNGLGFDIKKQKGSGIGLNNIKNRAKLVNANATILSKPNKGTKLTITYKLNHESTYSSDC, encoded by the coding sequence ATGGACGAAAAAGAAATACAATCATTTTTAATTATATCATCTGTTGTATTATTTATTTTAATAATCACTATGATTTCTCTTTTTATTCTTTTTCAAAAAAGAAAAAACGCCTTAATTTTAAAAAATAAGTTTGCAGAAAAACATTTTGAGCAAGAAATATCTAAAGCTCAAATTGAAATTAGAGAAGAGACCTTTAGAAATATTAGCTGGGAGCTGCATGATAACATTGGTCAGTTACTAACTTTAGCCAAAATACAGTTACAAAACGATTCCCCTGTTAATGAAGTAAAAGGAACACTAGATAAATGTATTAAAGAGTTAAGGGACTTATCTAAATTAATTAGCCCAGATGCTCTGAAAAATATGTCTTTAGAACAAGCCGTAGCAGATGAAATTAATCGATTTAACAGGCTTAATTTTATAGAATCTCAACTCATTATTAAAGGACAGCAAACAAAAATAGATAGTAAAATTGAAATTGTATTCTTTAGAATTTTACAAGAGTTTTTTTCAAATACTATAAAACATGCAAAAGCAACACACTTAGATATTCTTTTAGACTATCAAACAGACATGTTAATCATTACTGCAGAAGATAATGGTTTAGGCTTTGATATAAAGAAACAAAAAGGTTCCGGTATAGGTTTAAACAACATAAAGAATAGAGCGAAATTGGTAAACGCAAATGCTACAATTTTATCGAAACCAAACAAAGGAACAAAATTAACCATTACATACAAACTCAACCATGAAAGCACATACAGTAGTGATTGTTGA
- a CDS encoding RagB/SusD family nutrient uptake outer membrane protein encodes MAACTDFVEVDLPKSQLPAESIFEDASMTASAVRGVYYQMRTSGLVSGDGLNTSMGLYADELDYYRLGQGKALENYQNHTLGPNDPIVADFWNSAYTQIYTVNAIMEGVGGSASLAPEDKDRFRGEALFVRSYLHLLLAELFGDIPYITGTSYVANKAVGRMPKALVYDQITTDLGSAVELLPGEDASGERVRPYAAVAEAVLARAYLYTGEWTMAEAMADRVIAKFGALEPDLGKVFLKDAPGTIWQLKPNGEGDNTSEGGQFIFTVAPPVNIAMSDLLFEAFEPGDQRRSTWVKAVGNATGTETWHHAFKYREQGRTDGSVEYSVQLRLAEQYLIRAESRARLGDLPGARSDINAVRNRAGLGGTAAVTPDGLLGAVLQERRVELFTEQGHRWFDLKRTGRAAGVLGPVKPNWKDAHVLLPIPGTELALNPNLLPQNDGY; translated from the coding sequence TTGGCAGCCTGTACGGATTTTGTGGAGGTAGATCTGCCAAAAAGCCAATTGCCGGCAGAATCGATTTTCGAGGATGCATCCATGACGGCATCCGCGGTCCGCGGTGTCTATTACCAAATGCGCACCAGCGGCCTGGTATCCGGTGACGGCTTGAATACCTCTATGGGGCTGTATGCCGACGAGCTGGACTATTACCGGCTCGGCCAGGGAAAAGCACTGGAAAATTACCAAAACCATACCCTGGGGCCTAACGACCCCATTGTAGCGGACTTTTGGAACAGTGCCTATACCCAGATCTATACGGTCAATGCGATTATGGAGGGCGTTGGGGGCTCGGCAAGCCTGGCCCCTGAGGACAAGGACCGGTTCAGGGGAGAGGCCCTGTTCGTAAGATCCTACCTGCACCTGTTGCTCGCAGAGCTTTTCGGGGACATACCCTATATTACGGGCACAAGCTATGTGGCCAACAAAGCCGTGGGGCGCATGCCCAAGGCATTGGTCTACGATCAGATAACAACAGACCTGGGCTCGGCCGTGGAGCTGCTGCCCGGTGAGGATGCCAGCGGGGAACGTGTGCGCCCCTATGCCGCCGTGGCAGAAGCGGTGCTCGCGCGTGCCTACTTATATACCGGGGAATGGACCATGGCGGAAGCGATGGCCGATAGGGTCATTGCTAAATTCGGGGCCCTGGAACCTGACCTGGGCAAGGTCTTCCTGAAAGATGCCCCCGGAACGATCTGGCAATTAAAACCGAACGGCGAAGGCGATAATACCAGCGAGGGGGGCCAGTTTATATTCACCGTTGCACCTCCGGTGAACATAGCTATGAGCGATCTCCTGTTCGAGGCATTCGAGCCCGGCGACCAGCGGCGTTCCACCTGGGTGAAAGCGGTCGGGAATGCTACAGGTACGGAAACCTGGCACCATGCCTTTAAATATAGGGAACAGGGCCGTACCGATGGTTCCGTAGAGTATTCGGTGCAGCTGCGCCTGGCGGAACAGTACTTGATCCGTGCCGAGTCGCGGGCACGCCTGGGCGACCTCCCCGGGGCACGGTCCGATATAAACGCGGTCAGGAACCGGGCAGGCCTGGGGGGCACGGCCGCCGTTACCCCGGATGGACTGCTGGGCGCCGTTCTGCAGGAGCGCCGCGTCGAACTGTTCACCGAACAGGGGCACCGCTGGTTCGACCTGAAGCGCACGGGAAGAGCGGCCGGGGTGCTGGGGCCCGTCAAGCCCAACTGGAAGGACGCCCATGTACTGCTGCCTATCCCGGGCACGGAGCTGGCGCTCAATCCGAACCTGCTGCCGCAGAACGACGGCTACTAG
- a CDS encoding SusC/RagA family TonB-linked outer membrane protein — MEVTVDRVFDIINTQTGYSFIYHQDLFKDHPKVVLEKGVFRVKKLLKLILPTEDLNITVTKNTISISGKESGPENQGRSLTGTVLDHEGLPLSGATVLIKGSNKGTPTDSNGRFTIAAAHPEDVLVFSSLGFETQETTIGNQGSIHVSLKEAVEELKAVEIVGHYYKRSQEENPGSVYRLDAKTIERQPVTNPLAAMNGYIPGVNIVQSTGLSGGGFKIEIRGKNFIDAGTEPLYVLDGVPYSSESLSFPLVNPVLPEENPLSLINPADVEGIEVLKDADATAIYGSRGANGVVLITTKRGRAGKTQIKVNTTTGLASVSRFVDLLNTDQYLEMRLEALTNGGFTPGTTPPSLQLAMPDLFGWDPSRYTDWQKELIGGTAYRNTGQLSFSGGNEQTQFLFSGSYLNETTVFPGNSKYGKASVQSNINHRSQDGRFRVNVLTNYVVDDNRLPLGRLTQEAYRLAPNAPALYNGRGGLNWNGWGIVDNPLRLLEGEYRAKSKNFLLSTAISYRPVPGLELTANLGYTDYHKDEYKASRHTMFNPVFKYTSATGSSLFTNRASRQSWNMEPQVEWQKKWGNADLNILVGTTFQQRLTKQVSILGEGFENNNQILDISAANRITGGTDRESKYNYQAVFGRLNLKWAGKYIVNLTGRQDGSSRFGPGKQFGDFGAVGAAWIFSREAFLEDQELLSYGKLRTSYGVTGSDNIGDYGFYNSYGISSTGNYNGSVLLPSRLFNPAFGWEETKKFEVGLELGLLGDRVQLTTAWYKNRSTNQLLGVPLPGTTGFNSVNANFDATVENTGLEIDFRSVNLKSAHFKWTTTFNISVPKNKLVKFDGLEHSTFADQYVVGQPLSIRKLYHMTGVDPDTGVYRFEDYNKDGAIDPGASSEDRQWIEDTAPRFHGGLGNNFNYKALSLKVFFQFKKQRGPNISHDSNYPGDLSNQHASVLDRWQQAGDEVPVQRYTTGLSAQGAEAITVFPNYLNSSARYTDTSFIRLRNVSLIYSIPKGSISGLDARIYLQGQNLLTITRSLSADPEHFSATELPILRRFTLGLELGF, encoded by the coding sequence ATGGAGGTAACCGTAGATAGGGTATTCGATATAATCAATACACAGACCGGTTACTCGTTCATTTATCATCAAGACCTGTTCAAGGACCATCCCAAGGTAGTCCTTGAAAAAGGGGTTTTCCGCGTTAAAAAGCTACTAAAGTTGATCCTTCCGACCGAAGACCTGAATATCACCGTAACAAAGAACACCATCAGTATCAGCGGCAAAGAGAGCGGTCCCGAAAACCAAGGGCGAAGCCTCACCGGTACCGTCCTGGACCATGAAGGCCTGCCCTTATCCGGCGCCACCGTTTTAATAAAAGGCTCGAACAAGGGGACCCCCACCGATTCGAACGGTCGGTTTACCATCGCTGCGGCCCATCCGGAGGACGTTCTGGTATTCTCGTCACTAGGGTTTGAAACGCAGGAAACCACCATAGGCAACCAGGGCAGCATCCATGTATCGCTAAAAGAAGCCGTTGAGGAATTGAAAGCCGTAGAGATCGTGGGGCACTACTACAAAAGATCCCAAGAGGAGAACCCGGGGAGCGTTTACAGGCTGGATGCCAAAACCATAGAAAGACAACCGGTAACCAATCCTTTGGCAGCCATGAACGGCTATATTCCCGGGGTCAATATTGTCCAAAGCACCGGGCTTTCCGGTGGCGGTTTTAAAATAGAGATACGGGGCAAGAACTTTATAGATGCAGGTACAGAGCCTCTATATGTCCTGGACGGCGTACCCTATAGTTCCGAATCACTGTCATTTCCCCTTGTCAACCCAGTCCTGCCAGAAGAGAACCCGCTGAGCTTGATCAACCCTGCCGATGTTGAGGGCATAGAGGTCCTCAAGGATGCGGATGCCACGGCTATCTATGGTTCACGCGGAGCCAATGGCGTGGTCCTTATCACGACCAAAAGGGGGCGGGCGGGGAAAACCCAGATCAAGGTCAATACCACCACGGGGCTGGCAAGCGTGTCCCGTTTTGTAGACCTGTTGAATACGGATCAATATTTAGAAATGCGATTGGAGGCGCTTACCAATGGCGGGTTCACACCTGGAACAACGCCCCCCAGCCTGCAACTTGCCATGCCGGACCTGTTCGGATGGGACCCAAGCCGCTATACGGATTGGCAGAAGGAGCTTATAGGAGGCACAGCTTACCGAAACACGGGACAGCTGTCTTTTTCGGGAGGCAACGAACAGACCCAGTTTTTATTCAGTGGCAGCTATCTGAACGAGACTACGGTATTTCCGGGAAACTCAAAATACGGAAAGGCCTCGGTACAGAGCAATATCAACCACCGATCGCAGGATGGGCGCTTTCGGGTAAATGTCCTGACAAACTATGTCGTTGACGATAACCGCCTCCCACTTGGCCGGCTTACGCAAGAAGCCTATAGGCTGGCACCAAATGCCCCGGCACTCTACAATGGCCGCGGCGGTCTGAACTGGAACGGTTGGGGTATAGTAGATAATCCATTAAGGCTGTTGGAGGGAGAGTACCGGGCAAAGAGCAAAAACTTTCTGTTGAGTACGGCGATCTCTTACCGTCCCGTACCGGGTCTGGAACTTACGGCCAATCTGGGCTATACGGATTACCACAAGGACGAGTACAAGGCATCCCGACATACAATGTTTAACCCGGTTTTTAAATATACAAGTGCTACCGGGTCTTCACTCTTTACCAATAGGGCCTCGCGCCAATCCTGGAATATGGAACCACAGGTCGAGTGGCAAAAGAAGTGGGGCAATGCAGATCTTAATATCCTGGTCGGGACCACGTTCCAGCAACGCCTAACAAAGCAGGTCAGTATATTGGGAGAAGGCTTCGAGAACAACAACCAGATTTTGGATATATCCGCAGCCAATAGAATCACGGGAGGGACAGACCGGGAATCCAAATATAATTACCAGGCCGTATTTGGAAGACTGAACCTTAAATGGGCCGGGAAATATATTGTGAACCTCACGGGACGACAGGATGGCTCCAGCCGGTTTGGACCGGGCAAGCAATTTGGCGATTTCGGAGCAGTTGGAGCAGCCTGGATCTTTTCAAGGGAAGCTTTCTTGGAGGACCAGGAGCTTTTGAGCTATGGGAAGCTCCGTACCAGTTATGGAGTTACGGGCAGTGATAATATAGGAGATTACGGCTTTTATAATTCCTATGGGATTTCGAGTACCGGAAACTATAACGGATCGGTACTCCTGCCTTCCAGGCTGTTCAATCCGGCCTTTGGCTGGGAAGAGACCAAAAAGTTCGAAGTAGGCCTGGAACTGGGTCTTTTGGGCGATCGCGTACAGCTTACAACGGCATGGTATAAGAACCGTTCCACAAACCAATTGTTGGGGGTCCCTTTGCCCGGCACCACGGGTTTCAATTCCGTAAATGCCAATTTTGACGCTACGGTGGAAAATACGGGCCTAGAAATAGACTTTCGGTCCGTAAACCTTAAAAGCGCCCATTTTAAATGGACTACGACCTTCAATATCTCGGTGCCCAAAAATAAGCTGGTAAAATTTGATGGCCTGGAACACTCGACCTTTGCAGACCAGTACGTGGTAGGGCAGCCCCTGAGCATCCGAAAGCTGTACCATATGACCGGTGTCGATCCGGACACGGGCGTATACCGGTTTGAGGACTATAACAAAGACGGTGCGATCGATCCGGGCGCTTCCTCGGAAGACCGTCAATGGATCGAGGATACGGCCCCAAGGTTCCATGGGGGGCTGGGCAATAATTTTAATTACAAAGCACTGAGCCTGAAGGTCTTTTTCCAGTTCAAGAAACAAAGAGGGCCCAATATATCCCATGATTCAAATTATCCCGGCGATCTTTCCAACCAGCACGCGTCCGTATTGGACCGTTGGCAGCAAGCAGGGGACGAGGTTCCGGTACAGCGCTATACCACAGGTCTTAGTGCCCAGGGCGCCGAGGCAATCACTGTTTTCCCCAATTACCTCAATAGTAGTGCACGGTATACCGATACCTCCTTTATCCGGTTGAGAAATGTGTCTTTGATCTACAGCATCCCAAAAGGGTCTATTTCCGGACTGGATGCCAGGATCTATCTGCAAGGACAGAACCTCTTGACCATTACAAGGTCCCTGAGTGCAGACCCGGAACATTTTAGCGCGACGGAGCTCCCCATATTGCGGCGCTTTACCCTGGGACTGGAACTGGGCTTTTAA
- a CDS encoding cytochrome ubiquinol oxidase subunit I yields the protein MEDMIFYDRLQFAFTITFHYIFPQLTMGLSLIIVYFKGKYLIKKIEKYNDIAKFLMKIFAINFTMGVITGIPMEFQFGTNWAKFSELTGSIIGQTLAMEGMFSFFLESSFLALFIFGEKLMGQKLHFLTGFLVFLGSWGSGWFILATNAWMQHPVGYEILDNGKFVLENFSSLFSNPWLLPAFLHNQFASVVTSSFVVASIGAFYILRNKNLEYGKLLLKTGVVFGLVSSILLAFPTGDWNAKNVAKYQPASFAAMEGIFETEEAGAEIVLIGQPNMVEKKLDNKIAVPNILSFLTYQKWDKQIPGMDQFKQEELPDNIPALYYSYHIMVGLGTIFIGIMGSAVFFLWRRKLFNMKPLLWFIMFLVPFPYIANITGWYVAELGRQPYLVYGLLKTSEGISPTVSSGNTLFTLLGFVAIYLLLGLLFLILVGKTIHQGPKPQTH from the coding sequence ATGGAGGATATGATTTTTTATGATAGGCTGCAATTTGCATTTACTATCACATTCCATTACATATTTCCACAGTTAACTATGGGCTTATCATTAATAATAGTCTATTTCAAGGGGAAATATTTAATAAAAAAAATTGAAAAATATAATGATATAGCAAAATTCTTAATGAAGATATTTGCTATTAATTTCACTATGGGGGTTATTACCGGGATTCCTATGGAATTTCAATTCGGTACTAATTGGGCCAAGTTCTCGGAACTTACAGGCAGTATTATAGGTCAAACTTTAGCCATGGAAGGCATGTTTTCCTTCTTCTTAGAGTCTTCTTTTTTAGCCCTTTTTATTTTCGGAGAGAAACTAATGGGTCAAAAATTACACTTTTTGACTGGTTTTTTAGTTTTTCTGGGCTCTTGGGGAAGTGGTTGGTTTATATTAGCGACTAATGCCTGGATGCAACATCCTGTAGGCTATGAAATATTGGATAACGGCAAATTTGTTTTAGAAAATTTTTCTTCTCTTTTCAGCAATCCCTGGCTACTTCCTGCTTTTTTACATAATCAGTTTGCTTCTGTTGTCACCTCTTCTTTTGTTGTGGCTAGTATAGGAGCTTTTTATATACTAAGAAACAAAAATTTAGAATACGGTAAACTACTTTTAAAAACAGGTGTTGTATTTGGATTGGTATCAAGTATTCTTTTAGCTTTTCCCACAGGAGATTGGAATGCTAAAAATGTGGCAAAATATCAACCCGCATCATTTGCTGCCATGGAAGGTATTTTTGAAACCGAGGAAGCGGGAGCCGAAATTGTTCTAATCGGTCAACCCAATATGGTTGAGAAAAAATTAGATAATAAGATTGCCGTACCAAACATATTAAGTTTTTTAACCTACCAAAAATGGGACAAGCAAATTCCCGGAATGGACCAATTTAAACAAGAAGAACTACCCGACAATATCCCGGCACTTTATTATTCGTATCATATTATGGTAGGCTTAGGTACTATTTTTATTGGTATCATGGGGTCGGCAGTATTCTTTTTATGGCGGAGAAAACTATTCAATATGAAGCCTTTACTTTGGTTTATCATGTTTTTGGTACCATTTCCGTATATCGCCAATATAACAGGCTGGTATGTTGCCGAGTTAGGCAGACAGCCCTATTTAGTTTATGGCTTGCTAAAAACGAGTGAAGGCATCTCCCCCACAGTTTCTTCAGGAAACACTTTATTTACACTATTAGGCTTTGTAGCCATATATCTACTACTCGGCTTATTATTTTTAATATTGGTAGGTAAAACGATTCATCAGGGTCCTAAACCTCAAACACATTAA